In Chryseobacterium shigense, the following proteins share a genomic window:
- the holA gene encoding DNA polymerase III subunit delta, with product MKELDLILKNIKNKEVLPIYFFHGEEPYFIDAAVKALEHDFLEEDEKAFNQTVVYGKDTSYQEILSLARQFPMMGDKQVIIVKEAQDLKFNEEENRVLETYVENPVPSTVLVFAHKHKKLDSRKKATKALDKAKALFLSESVRDTNLPKWIADECALLKIKTAPNISHLLAEYLGNDLSRIANELNKLKIILKEGEILDGTIVENHIGISKEYNVFELQKALGTKNADTAFRIAHFMGKNPKNNPFVMMLANLYSYFSNVIIYQTMAGQPQQAIASQMGVNPYFLKDYAESARLYPLKHATRVISILREFDMKGKGLGAVNMSEAELIKELVYKIINVDKIKMKV from the coding sequence ATGAAAGAATTAGATTTAATCCTCAAAAATATTAAAAATAAAGAAGTTTTACCTATTTATTTTTTCCACGGAGAAGAACCTTACTTTATTGATGCTGCTGTAAAAGCACTTGAACACGACTTTCTGGAAGAAGATGAAAAAGCCTTTAACCAGACCGTGGTATATGGAAAAGATACTTCTTATCAGGAAATCCTTTCCCTGGCAAGGCAGTTCCCGATGATGGGTGATAAGCAGGTAATTATTGTAAAGGAAGCCCAGGATTTGAAATTCAATGAAGAAGAAAACAGGGTTTTGGAAACCTATGTTGAAAATCCCGTTCCTTCTACTGTATTGGTTTTTGCCCATAAGCACAAAAAGCTGGACAGCCGGAAAAAAGCTACAAAAGCTCTGGATAAAGCAAAGGCACTTTTTTTAAGCGAGTCCGTACGGGATACCAATCTTCCCAAATGGATTGCCGATGAATGCGCCCTGCTGAAAATAAAAACAGCCCCGAATATTTCCCATCTGCTTGCTGAATATCTCGGAAACGACCTCTCCAGAATTGCCAATGAGCTGAATAAATTGAAGATCATCCTTAAAGAAGGCGAAATACTGGACGGAACTATTGTGGAAAACCACATCGGGATCAGTAAAGAATATAATGTGTTTGAGCTGCAGAAAGCTTTGGGAACTAAAAATGCGGATACAGCCTTCAGAATTGCCCATTTTATGGGTAAAAATCCAAAGAATAATCCTTTTGTAATGATGCTGGCCAATCTTTACAGCTATTTCTCCAATGTCATTATTTACCAGACTATGGCGGGACAGCCTCAGCAGGCTATTGCTTCACAGATGGGGGTCAATCCGTATTTCCTGAAAGACTATGCGGAAAGTGCAAGGCTTTATCCTCTGAAACATGCCACAAGAGTTATCTCTATTTTAAGGGAATTTGACATGAAAGGAAAAGGACTAGGAGCTGTAAATATGAGCGAAGCGGAACTGATTAAGGAACTGGTATACAAGATCATCAATGTGGATAAGATTAAGATGAAAGTGTAA